Proteins co-encoded in one Nitratireductor kimnyeongensis genomic window:
- a CDS encoding ABC transporter permease, which yields MFHNRMEGLALALPAAVFAAIVFLVPVGILLSEGFRAEGSWTLASYAGFFESELNRAVFWRTLKLGAIVTAVSAVIGYATAYSIVSLPPTARGRMIGLVVMPLMISPVARTYAWIVILGRTGFVNETIVWLGLSDTPIRFLFTETAVFIGLLQLFLPLMILSLISALENMPRDAVPAARVLGANWLQVFVKVILPLTKEGLVIGGTLVFTGSLTAYITPAILGGSKVLMLETLLYQRVTVANDFASASIIAMILMVMSFSANLLLKRLATARNKR from the coding sequence TTTCACAATCGGATGGAAGGACTGGCGCTGGCCTTGCCTGCGGCGGTCTTCGCGGCGATCGTTTTTCTCGTACCCGTGGGCATCCTGCTTTCCGAGGGCTTTCGCGCTGAGGGGAGCTGGACCCTGGCATCCTATGCCGGCTTCTTTGAAAGCGAGCTCAACCGCGCCGTCTTCTGGCGCACCTTGAAGCTCGGGGCGATCGTCACCGCCGTGTCGGCGGTCATCGGCTATGCCACGGCCTATTCCATCGTCTCGCTGCCGCCCACCGCGCGCGGCCGCATGATCGGCCTCGTCGTCATGCCGCTGATGATTTCGCCCGTTGCCCGCACCTATGCCTGGATCGTCATTCTGGGCCGCACCGGCTTCGTCAACGAGACCATCGTCTGGCTCGGTCTTTCCGACACGCCCATCCGGTTCCTCTTCACCGAGACGGCCGTTTTTATCGGTCTTCTGCAGCTCTTCCTGCCGCTCATGATCCTGTCGCTCATCAGCGCGCTTGAAAACATGCCCAGAGATGCCGTGCCCGCCGCGCGCGTTCTGGGTGCCAATTGGCTGCAGGTCTTCGTCAAGGTCATCCTCCCGTTGACCAAGGAAGGGCTCGTCATTGGTGGCACGCTGGTCTTCACCGGCTCGCTCACGGCCTACATCACCCCCGCCATTCTCGGCGGCTCCAAGGTCTTGATGCTGGAGACGCTGCTCTATCAGCGCGTCACCGTCGCCAATGATTTTGCCTCGGCAAGCATCATCGCCATGATCCTCATGGTGATGAGCTTTTCCGCCAATCTGCTGCTCAAACGCCTGGCCACCGCGAGGAACAAGCGATGA
- a CDS encoding ABC transporter permease, producing MTSRLLSYVTLALVLTFLLGPFVIIVAAALSGGETLAFPPQGLSLKWVMKVFEVESFRASFALSMFLAIFGTLAALVLGVPVAYAASRYRLPFGETIRTIVSAPIIVPGIIVGLALLRYLVIPLDVSVGLALFIAHTALILPYAVRVVSASLDNLRSDIEEAAVILGSSRVATFFRIVLPNIQSGILAAFILGFVTSFNQVPVSLFLSGPGVRTLPIDMIWYMEITYDPSVAALAALLAFLSISIVFLAERFLGFSRYV from the coding sequence ATGACCTCCCGCCTTCTGTCCTATGTCACGCTGGCCCTTGTTCTGACCTTCCTCCTCGGGCCGTTCGTCATCATCGTCGCAGCGGCGCTTTCAGGCGGCGAAACGCTCGCCTTTCCGCCGCAGGGCCTGTCGCTCAAATGGGTGATGAAGGTGTTCGAGGTGGAGAGTTTCAGGGCAAGCTTTGCGCTGTCCATGTTCCTCGCCATTTTCGGCACGCTTGCTGCCCTGGTGCTCGGCGTGCCGGTGGCCTATGCCGCCTCGCGCTATCGTCTGCCGTTCGGCGAGACCATCCGCACCATCGTTTCCGCGCCGATCATCGTGCCGGGCATCATTGTTGGTCTGGCGCTCCTGCGCTATCTGGTGATCCCGCTCGATGTGAGCGTCGGACTGGCGCTGTTCATCGCCCACACAGCGCTGATCCTGCCTTATGCGGTGCGGGTGGTTTCGGCCTCGCTCGACAATCTGCGCAGCGATATCGAGGAGGCTGCGGTGATCCTCGGCTCTTCGCGGGTCGCCACCTTCTTCCGGATCGTGCTGCCCAACATTCAGAGCGGCATTCTGGCGGCCTTCATTCTGGGCTTCGTCACCAGCTTCAACCAGGTGCCGGTGTCGCTCTTTCTTTCAGGGCCGGGCGTGCGCACGCTGCCCATCGACATGATCTGGTACATGGAAATTACCTATGATCCGTCGGTGGCCGCTCTTGCCGCGCTGCTCGCCTTCCTCTCCATTTCCATCGTTTTCCTTGCGGAACGTTTCCTGGGGTTCTCCCGCTATGTCTGA